A single genomic interval of Malania oleifera isolate guangnan ecotype guangnan chromosome 11, ASM2987363v1, whole genome shotgun sequence harbors:
- the LOC131167307 gene encoding glutathione S-transferase U8-like produces the protein MGEEEVKVLGVWGSPYSKRVEIALKLKGIPYDYTEEEDLHGHKSELLLKSNPVHKKIPVFFHAGKPITESLVIVEYIDETWKANPILPHDPYQRALARFWAKFIDEKCMPAIWKAYQGDDKAVKEAHDCLEILENELEGKRLFGGETIGLADIAADFIGDWMELVQEAGAVKLLTNEKYPKLCKWSEEFVSIVKEYLLPRDKILAYLKARFESAQASK, from the exons ATGGGAGAAGAAGAGGTGAAGGTTTTGGGAGTGTGGGGAAGCCCATACAGTAAGAGGGTGGAGATTGCCCTTAAACTCAAGGGCATACCCTACGACTACACAGAAGAAGAAGACTTGCATGGCCACAAAAGCGAGTTGCTGCTGAAGTCGAACCCGGTTCACAAGAAGATTCCGGTTTTCTTCCACGCCGGAAAACCCATCACCGAGTCACTTGTGATTGTTGAATACATCGATGAGACTTGGAAAGCCAACCCCATCTTGCCCCATGATCCTTACCAGAGAGCCTTGGCTCGTTTTTGGGCCAAGTTCATTGATGAAAAG tGCATGCCTGCAATTTGGAAAGCTTATCAAGGTGATGACAAAGCAGTGAAAGAAGCACATGATTGTTTGGAAATACTTGAAAATGAGCTAGAGGGCAAGAGACTCTTTGGAGGAGAGACAATTGGGTTGGCAGATATCGCTGCTGACTTCATAGGCGATTGGATGGAATTGGTTCAAGAAGCGGGAGCAGTAAAACTATTGACTAATGAAAAATATCCCAAATTATGCAAATGGTCAGAAGAGTTCGTTAGTATTGTTAAGGAGTATCTACTTCCTAGGGATAAGATACTTGCTTACTTAAAAGCTCGCTTTGAATCTGCCCAAGCTTCTAAATAA